A region of Shinella zoogloeoides DNA encodes the following proteins:
- the glnQ gene encoding glutamine ABC transporter ATP-binding protein GlnQ codes for MSMVQFSDVVKRFGDFQVLKGINLSIDPGEIVFLVGPSGSGKSTLLRCINVLETINEGDLVVDGISVRGSRRDIRQIRLEAGMVFQQFNLFPHLTALENVMFGPIKARGVSRAEARELAQDLLRKVGLEERGGHRPSQLSGGQQQRVAIARALAIKPRLMLFDEPTSALDPELRHEVLQVMRTLAEEGMTMVVVTHEIGFARDVGSRLLFMDRGTILHDGDPKTLLSAPPSERLANFLQHIL; via the coding sequence ATGAGCATGGTGCAATTCTCCGATGTCGTGAAACGCTTCGGCGACTTCCAAGTCCTCAAGGGGATCAACCTTTCGATTGATCCGGGCGAAATCGTCTTTCTGGTGGGGCCTTCCGGATCGGGAAAATCGACGCTCTTGCGCTGTATCAACGTGCTCGAAACCATCAATGAAGGCGATCTGGTCGTCGATGGTATCAGCGTGAGGGGCAGCAGGCGGGATATACGCCAGATCCGGCTCGAAGCGGGCATGGTGTTTCAGCAGTTCAATCTGTTTCCGCATCTGACCGCTCTTGAAAATGTGATGTTCGGCCCGATAAAGGCCAGGGGCGTCTCGCGCGCAGAAGCACGCGAATTGGCGCAAGACTTGCTCCGGAAGGTGGGGCTCGAAGAGCGTGGCGGTCACCGTCCATCCCAGTTGTCAGGGGGGCAGCAACAGCGGGTCGCCATCGCGCGCGCACTCGCCATCAAACCGCGCCTGATGCTATTCGACGAGCCGACTTCAGCCCTTGACCCCGAATTGCGCCATGAAGTGCTGCAGGTGATGCGCACACTCGCGGAAGAGGGTATGACCATGGTCGTCGTCACCCACGAGATTGGATTTGCGCGCGATGTCGGATCGCGCCTGCTATTCATGGATCGGGGCACGATCCTTCACGACGGCGACCCCAAGACACTGCTCAGTGCCCCGCCCAGCGAGCGCTTAGCAAATTTTCTTCAACATATCCTCTAA
- the istB gene encoding IS21-like element ISRel5 family helper ATPase IstB — translation MKNAHVIDEARLGIMLNELRLPTIKTLWPQFAEQADREGWPAARFLSAIAEHELAERANRRIERHLAEAHLPPGKTLDSFAFDAVPMISKAQVMAITAGDSWLAKGANILMFGPPGGGKSHLAAAIGLALIENGWRVLFTRTTDLVQKLQVARRELQLESAIDKLNKYDLLILDDLAYVTKDQAETSVLFELISARYEHRSILITANQPFGEWNRVFPDPAMTLAAVDRLVHHATIFEMNVESYRRRTALEEKRQRGRPASFATIRTSTLSVAERQSENDEELVSDNQRDNLIPTAT, via the coding sequence ATGAAGAACGCTCACGTGATCGATGAAGCGCGGCTTGGCATCATGCTCAACGAACTTCGGCTTCCGACGATCAAAACGCTGTGGCCGCAATTTGCCGAGCAGGCGGACCGGGAAGGATGGCCAGCAGCTCGCTTCCTGTCGGCTATTGCCGAGCATGAGCTGGCAGAACGTGCCAATCGCAGGATTGAACGCCATCTTGCCGAAGCGCACCTGCCGCCCGGAAAGACTTTGGACAGCTTCGCCTTTGACGCTGTTCCCATGATCTCGAAGGCGCAGGTTATGGCAATTACCGCCGGCGATAGTTGGCTCGCCAAGGGAGCCAACATCCTCATGTTTGGTCCGCCCGGCGGAGGAAAGAGCCATCTCGCTGCCGCTATCGGCCTGGCCCTGATCGAGAACGGATGGCGGGTCCTGTTCACTCGGACCACCGATCTCGTGCAGAAGCTCCAGGTCGCCCGCCGGGAACTGCAGCTCGAATCCGCCATCGACAAACTCAACAAGTACGACCTGCTCATCCTCGATGATCTCGCCTACGTGACCAAGGATCAGGCGGAAACGAGCGTGCTGTTCGAGCTGATCTCGGCGCGATACGAGCATAGATCGATCCTGATCACCGCCAACCAGCCGTTTGGGGAGTGGAACCGGGTCTTTCCCGATCCTGCCATGACGCTCGCAGCGGTCGACCGGCTTGTACACCATGCCACGATCTTCGAGATGAATGTAGAGAGTTACCGCCGCAGAACCGCGCTCGAGGAAAAGCGTCAACGGGGGCGACCGGCTTCGTTTGCGACAATCAGAACCTCAACGCTGTCTGTCGCGGAGCGGCAATCAGAAAACGACGAAGAACTTGTCAGCGACAATCAGCGTGATAACTTGATCCCGACCGCGACCTAA
- a CDS encoding amino acid synthesis family protein — MENLRIRRTYTIVEDKFEDAGQLAPVPVRKVAVVTVLENPYAAAGFVKDLSPLTKGSVELGRRMGEMALAALGEYTAQGYGKGGLVGLGGEQEHANALLTTVFANPIREAIGGGEAWISSMQKVVSPGATIDIPMNHKDDVYVRSHYEGMTITLQGTPMPDEVAIIFCLVSGGRINARVGGLTHEEVSARSR, encoded by the coding sequence ATGGAAAACCTGCGCATCCGCCGGACATACACGATTGTTGAGGACAAGTTCGAAGACGCAGGCCAGCTTGCACCGGTCCCCGTGCGGAAGGTGGCTGTGGTCACGGTGCTCGAGAATCCCTACGCAGCCGCCGGCTTCGTAAAAGATTTGTCGCCTCTGACCAAGGGCAGCGTCGAACTGGGTCGGCGCATGGGCGAAATGGCGTTGGCCGCGCTCGGCGAATACACGGCTCAAGGCTATGGAAAAGGCGGGCTGGTAGGCCTCGGCGGCGAGCAAGAGCACGCCAATGCCTTGCTCACCACCGTGTTCGCCAACCCCATCCGAGAGGCGATCGGAGGTGGCGAGGCCTGGATATCGTCGATGCAGAAGGTGGTTTCGCCGGGCGCTACGATCGACATCCCTATGAACCACAAGGATGATGTCTATGTTCGGTCCCATTATGAGGGGATGACCATTACATTGCAGGGGACGCCCATGCCCGACGAAGTAGCGATCATCTTCTGCCTTGTCAGTGGCGGGCGTATCAATGCGCGCGTTGGCGGCCTGACGCATGAGGAAGTGTCGGCTAGGAGCCGGTAG
- a CDS encoding IS3 family transposase (programmed frameshift), translating into MSKSNFSEEFKRDAVRQITERGYPVAEVSQRLGVSQHSLYEWKKKFAASNGKDNDEAEEIRRLKKELARVTEERDIPKKSGRVFRQGCKVKYAFIALHRLQFSVRTMCRLLRVHPSGFYTWLKNPLSRRANEDKRQTDLLLKAWEESGKVYGYRKLHDDLLDQGEMCCPNRVARLTRLAGIKAQIGYKRRPGVYGGRPAVAIDNTLDRQFDVAAPDKAWVTDITYIRTCEGFAYLAVVIDLYSRRVIGWAMQSRQTTDVVLQALLMAVWRRKPKDKVLIHSDQGSQFTSMDWASFLRHHNLVHSMSRRGNCHDNAVAESFFNLLKRERIRRRVYRSRDEARQDVFDYIEMFYNPKRKHVRNGMLSPVEFERQQKI; encoded by the exons ATGAGCAAATCGAATTTCAGCGAAGAGTTTAAGCGTGACGCGGTTCGCCAGATCACGGAGCGAGGCTATCCGGTTGCTGAGGTTTCTCAGCGCCTCGGTGTGAGCCAGCATTCCCTATATGAATGGAAGAAGAAGTTTGCTGCGTCGAACGGCAAAGACAACGACGAGGCTGAGGAGATCAGGAGGCTGAAGAAGGAACTGGCTCGCGTCACCGAGGAGCGAGACATCC CTAAAAAAAGCGGCCGCGTATTTCGCCAGGGATGCAAAGTGAAGTACGCGTTCATTGCTCTGCATCGCTTGCAGTTTTCGGTGCGGACGATGTGCCGCCTTCTGCGGGTTCACCCGAGTGGATTTTACACTTGGCTGAAGAACCCGCTGAGCAGGCGAGCCAACGAGGACAAGCGACAGACCGATCTGCTCCTGAAGGCATGGGAAGAGAGCGGCAAGGTCTACGGTTATCGCAAGCTGCACGACGACCTTCTCGATCAGGGAGAGATGTGCTGCCCGAACCGGGTCGCGCGCCTGACGCGTCTCGCCGGGATCAAGGCGCAGATCGGCTACAAACGTCGTCCCGGCGTCTATGGCGGCAGGCCTGCCGTCGCTATCGACAACACACTCGACCGGCAATTTGACGTCGCGGCTCCGGACAAGGCCTGGGTCACGGACATCACCTACATCCGAACCTGCGAGGGCTTCGCTTACCTTGCGGTCGTCATCGACCTCTATTCTCGCCGGGTCATCGGCTGGGCGATGCAGAGCCGACAGACCACGGACGTCGTATTGCAGGCTCTGCTCATGGCGGTGTGGAGGCGAAAGCCGAAGGACAAAGTGCTGATTCATTCGGATCAGGGTTCGCAGTTCACCAGCATGGACTGGGCCTCGTTCCTCAGGCACCACAATCTGGTTCACTCGATGAGCCGACGCGGCAACTGCCATGACAATGCGGTCGCCGAGAGCTTCTTCAATCTTCTGAAGCGGGAGAGGATACGTCGCAGGGTCTACCGCTCTCGCGATGAAGCTCGCCAGGACGTATTCGACTACATCGAAATGTTCTACAACCCGAAACGCAAGCACGTCAGAAACGGAATGCTGTCGCCCGTCGAGTTCGAGAGGCAGCAGAAAATCTAA
- a CDS encoding amidohydrolase family protein, with product MPFIDGDTIISADGRIESVGTGEADSVRGCDVVIDANGTIAIPGLIDSHVHVTFGDYTPRQKTVGFLESYVHGGVTTAISASEVHVPGRPKDVTGIKALAVAASKCFQTYRPGGMRVHAGSLILEPGLVDADFAELTAAGVWMVKAGFGAFQTPYDYAPLVKLAREHGMVSMVHTGGSSIPGSSGIWADHLLKIRPDISYHVNGGPIAMPDEDFTRLVNESEMALQVCTAGNLRTTLLVSDLLAAAGRLDRLLIATDTPTGSGIMPLGMLYTISHLTSLGNLPPEIAIAAATGNNAIAYRLNNGIIASGRDADIVLIDSCMGGSKSDALSSLRNGDVPAIGAVITDGVPRFVGRSRNTPETMRRVSVARSNIVQDFSATSH from the coding sequence ATGCCCTTCATCGACGGGGACACGATCATTTCGGCGGATGGCCGGATAGAATCGGTGGGCACGGGCGAGGCGGACAGTGTGAGGGGGTGCGACGTGGTCATTGACGCCAATGGCACCATTGCCATTCCCGGCCTCATTGATTCTCATGTGCATGTCACCTTCGGTGACTACACACCCAGACAGAAGACCGTCGGGTTTTTGGAGAGCTATGTCCATGGTGGGGTGACGACGGCGATCAGTGCCTCCGAGGTCCATGTGCCAGGCCGTCCCAAGGATGTTACCGGCATCAAGGCCCTCGCCGTGGCAGCTTCTAAGTGCTTTCAGACCTACAGGCCCGGCGGTATGCGGGTTCATGCCGGCTCACTGATCCTAGAGCCCGGTCTTGTCGATGCTGATTTCGCCGAACTGACGGCGGCCGGCGTGTGGATGGTCAAGGCCGGTTTCGGTGCCTTCCAGACGCCCTATGACTACGCTCCATTAGTCAAATTGGCACGAGAACACGGCATGGTCTCGATGGTCCATACCGGTGGCTCCTCGATCCCTGGCTCATCGGGTATATGGGCGGATCACCTGCTAAAAATCCGACCCGATATTTCCTACCACGTCAACGGTGGCCCCATCGCCATGCCGGATGAGGATTTCACGCGTCTGGTCAATGAGTCGGAGATGGCCTTGCAGGTCTGCACCGCGGGGAACCTGCGTACCACGCTTCTCGTCTCAGACCTCCTCGCGGCTGCCGGCCGCTTGGATCGGCTGCTTATCGCTACCGATACCCCTACCGGCAGCGGAATCATGCCACTTGGCATGCTCTATACGATCAGCCATCTAACTTCTCTGGGCAATCTGCCGCCCGAAATCGCCATCGCGGCTGCTACCGGCAACAATGCAATCGCCTATCGGCTGAACAACGGCATCATCGCGAGTGGGCGTGACGCCGATATTGTCCTGATCGACTCCTGCATGGGCGGCAGCAAATCGGACGCCCTGTCGAGCCTGCGGAACGGCGATGTGCCGGCAATCGGGGCCGTGATAACCGACGGAGTTCCGCGCTTCGTCGGGCGCAGCCGAAATACGCCGGAAACCATGCGCCGCGTTAGCGTGGCGCGGAGCAATATCGTCCAGGATTTCAGCGCGACGAGCCACTGA
- a CDS encoding tyrosine-type recombinase/integrase: MSKVGPQMLFALVESFFSNYLPRQRGASPHTTRAYRDTLKLLFQFVAQRRGREAAALVLEDLDADTVAGFLDHLEDGRSNSTATRNCRRAALRSFFKHLLRNDLDNALRYTQVLALPSKRARQKPATYLEATDVRAIISHPDRRTRSGWRDYTLLLFLYNCGARVSEATGLLWQDLQLTPPHQARLRGKGRKERLVPLWRETADALRRLQNLSGAAGQQHVFMNRHGQPLTRDGAAYILTKHASPVVQDRPRLARDRITPHVFRHSCAVALLQSGTDVTVIRDYLGHSSIATTNRYISTNLKMKSDALQNFWKHAGIEPAKTTPWKPKPDLLSYLRSL; this comes from the coding sequence ATGAGTAAGGTCGGACCTCAGATGCTGTTCGCTCTGGTGGAGTCGTTCTTCTCCAACTATTTGCCGCGTCAGCGCGGCGCCAGCCCACATACGACGCGCGCCTATCGCGACACGCTCAAGCTGCTGTTTCAGTTCGTTGCCCAGCGTCGTGGCCGCGAGGCCGCCGCGCTTGTGCTGGAGGATCTCGACGCCGACACCGTCGCTGGGTTCCTCGATCATCTCGAGGACGGAAGATCCAACTCCACCGCGACGCGCAACTGCCGCCGTGCCGCACTTCGCAGCTTCTTCAAGCACCTCTTGCGCAACGATCTCGACAATGCGCTCCGTTACACGCAGGTGTTGGCGCTCCCGTCGAAGCGGGCGAGGCAGAAGCCCGCAACCTATCTCGAAGCAACCGACGTGCGGGCCATCATCTCCCATCCCGATCGGCGGACCCGCAGCGGCTGGCGCGATTACACGCTGCTGCTTTTCCTCTATAATTGCGGCGCCAGAGTGAGCGAAGCAACCGGCCTGCTATGGCAGGACCTTCAACTGACGCCACCGCACCAAGCCCGATTGCGTGGTAAGGGCCGCAAGGAGCGGCTCGTTCCGCTATGGCGCGAGACGGCCGACGCGTTGCGGCGCCTGCAAAACCTGTCGGGCGCTGCGGGCCAGCAGCATGTTTTCATGAACCGTCACGGCCAACCGCTGACCCGCGATGGAGCTGCATACATCCTTACCAAGCATGCCTCGCCAGTCGTCCAAGATCGACCCAGGCTGGCTCGGGACCGCATCACTCCTCACGTTTTCCGCCACAGCTGCGCCGTCGCGCTCCTGCAGTCGGGCACCGACGTGACGGTGATCCGCGATTATCTTGGGCATTCCAGCATCGCGACCACGAACCGGTATATCTCGACGAACCTGAAGATGAAGAGCGATGCGCTACAGAACTTTTGGAAGCACGCCGGCATCGAACCCGCGAAGACAACGCCTTGGAAGCCAAAGCCGGATCTGCTTTCCTACCTCCGGTCCTTATAA
- a CDS encoding IS110-like element ISRel9 family transposase, with amino-acid sequence MEPASIHPTAVRTDLGAIFVSLELSRSTWLITSLSPGNGEKMSKHVVAGGNVAELLDRFEQLQLKARLRTGKLFPIVTIQEAGLDGFWIHRVLEAHGIESYVVDAASIATSRRRRRAKTDKIDGEALTRTLLAFKRGEPRVCAMVRAPDPKDEDRRRICRERKVLIAERVRHVNRVKGLLFAQGVSGYQPLRKDRRQRLEELQTGDGRELPKHLRAQINRELDRLELLLEQIAAVESERNSLLSMDEQPAVEATSPAAMLLSLKGVGAEFAAVLWTEALSRHFDNRRQIAAYAGLTPTPWMSGTIDHEQGVSKAGNPRLRTTMIQLSWLWLRNQPASALSRWFVDRVQSNGGRLRKAAIVALARKLLIALWKFVTAGVVIEGAVMKTA; translated from the coding sequence ATGGAACCTGCATCCATTCATCCGACCGCTGTCCGCACTGATCTTGGCGCAATTTTTGTGTCATTGGAATTGAGCCGATCGACCTGGTTGATCACTTCGTTGTCGCCAGGCAACGGCGAGAAGATGTCGAAGCATGTAGTGGCCGGTGGCAATGTAGCCGAGCTGCTGGATCGATTTGAGCAGCTACAACTGAAGGCACGGCTGAGAACAGGGAAGTTATTTCCCATCGTGACGATCCAAGAGGCAGGATTGGACGGCTTCTGGATACACCGCGTGCTGGAGGCTCACGGCATCGAGAGTTACGTCGTCGACGCAGCTTCGATCGCGACTTCCCGTCGACGTCGGCGTGCCAAGACCGACAAGATCGATGGAGAGGCTCTGACGCGCACATTGCTCGCGTTCAAGCGCGGCGAGCCACGCGTATGTGCGATGGTTAGAGCGCCAGATCCGAAGGACGAAGATCGGCGCCGGATTTGCCGGGAACGCAAAGTTTTGATTGCTGAGCGGGTCAGGCATGTCAATCGCGTGAAGGGGCTACTCTTTGCTCAAGGCGTCAGCGGCTATCAACCGCTCCGTAAAGATCGCCGTCAGCGGCTGGAGGAGCTCCAGACCGGAGATGGGCGCGAGTTACCGAAACACCTGAGGGCTCAAATCAATCGCGAACTCGACCGTCTCGAGTTGCTGCTAGAACAGATCGCTGCAGTGGAGAGCGAGCGTAATTCTCTCCTATCGATGGACGAGCAGCCAGCGGTTGAAGCAACCTCGCCCGCAGCGATGCTGCTGTCCTTGAAGGGTGTTGGCGCTGAATTTGCCGCTGTTCTTTGGACCGAAGCCCTGTCCCGGCATTTTGATAATAGGCGGCAGATTGCCGCCTATGCAGGTTTGACACCAACTCCATGGATGAGCGGGACCATCGACCACGAACAGGGTGTCTCAAAGGCAGGAAACCCTCGGCTGCGCACCACGATGATTCAACTGTCTTGGTTGTGGCTACGCAATCAGCCAGCATCAGCGCTCAGCCGTTGGTTTGTGGATCGGGTTCAGTCGAATGGTGGACGCTTAAGGAAAGCCGCGATAGTTGCCCTGGCGCGCAAACTCCTTATCGCGCTGTGGAAGTTTGTCACTGCGGGTGTTGTCATCGAGGGGGCTGTCATGAAGACCGCCTGA
- a CDS encoding transporter substrate-binding domain-containing protein, translating to MLKYLSAAVFAGVLSLSNVQAQDATVAFLSDLQPFGFIQDGKHIGFDLDLWAEIAKDIGVKYEVVSMDFGAMIPALQTGNIDAALASMFVNDARKQVIDFSDTYYVSAYGVLAHKDDTSIQTVADLADKSIATVTGGEAADWISKNLPNATMRLFPNLTNSFLEFQAGRVDAVIYDYPTLAYYANTDGASNARVLDETIGDQSDVAIAFPKGSELVTKVNESLAKMRKDGRYNALLVKWFGKS from the coding sequence ATGTTGAAATATTTGTCAGCCGCGGTATTCGCAGGTGTCCTAAGCCTGTCGAACGTTCAGGCTCAGGACGCCACGGTCGCCTTTCTGAGCGATTTGCAGCCATTCGGCTTTATCCAGGATGGTAAGCATATTGGCTTCGATCTGGATCTCTGGGCCGAGATCGCCAAGGATATCGGGGTGAAGTATGAAGTCGTCTCGATGGATTTCGGGGCGATGATCCCCGCGCTGCAAACCGGTAATATTGATGCCGCGCTGGCTAGCATGTTCGTCAACGACGCGCGTAAGCAGGTTATCGACTTTTCTGACACCTATTATGTGTCTGCTTATGGTGTGCTGGCGCATAAGGACGACACATCTATTCAGACCGTTGCCGACTTGGCGGACAAGTCCATCGCCACCGTTACCGGTGGCGAGGCTGCGGACTGGATTTCTAAAAATCTGCCCAATGCCACCATGAGGCTGTTTCCGAACCTGACAAACAGTTTCCTGGAATTCCAGGCCGGGCGTGTCGATGCCGTCATCTATGACTATCCTACGCTCGCCTATTATGCCAACACCGACGGTGCAAGCAATGCGCGCGTACTCGATGAGACCATCGGCGACCAGTCGGACGTCGCCATCGCTTTCCCCAAGGGTAGCGAACTGGTCACGAAGGTGAATGAGAGTCTCGCCAAGATGCGCAAAGACGGCCGCTACAACGCGCTGCTCGTTAAGTGGTTCGGCAAGAGCTAA
- a CDS encoding PfkB family carbohydrate kinase, producing the protein MTTLTEKPSIFGTGLIALDLVIGIDSHAPVHSWTGGTCGNILAIMSYLGWDAYPIARMNGDPASERVRVDLARWGVHLDFTDCAPTGHTPIIIQQIKRARDGSPTHRFLWTCPHCGERLPSYRPVTQNSIEGILPAISNSSVFFLDRVSRAAISLAAEAARSGAVVVFEPSGKSDEKLFEEALQIAHVVKYSDQRLSDAGGAMTGDRATLLEIQTLGSQGLRYRHRLAGASSDWTNLAAVPAPRLVDTCGSGDWCTAGFLMNAASAGIQGLKQMGEADLENALRYGQALAAWNCGFEGARGGMYALDRQEFARQIDAIQSGKPVLRIVERPQSSETSVACPACPREISAA; encoded by the coding sequence ATGACCACCTTGACCGAAAAGCCCAGCATTTTTGGTACAGGCCTGATCGCACTCGATCTGGTTATTGGCATCGACAGTCATGCGCCAGTCCATTCTTGGACCGGTGGTACCTGCGGCAACATCCTTGCGATCATGAGCTATCTTGGCTGGGACGCCTATCCGATCGCCCGTATGAACGGTGACCCTGCTTCGGAACGGGTCCGTGTTGATCTCGCCCGATGGGGAGTTCATCTCGATTTCACGGACTGCGCCCCGACGGGTCATACGCCAATCATCATACAGCAGATAAAGCGCGCGCGCGATGGATCCCCGACGCATCGTTTTCTCTGGACATGCCCCCATTGTGGTGAACGTCTGCCAAGCTACCGTCCAGTCACGCAGAATTCTATCGAAGGCATTCTTCCTGCAATTTCCAATTCGTCCGTCTTCTTCCTTGATCGTGTATCTCGCGCGGCGATCTCTCTCGCGGCTGAGGCGGCACGCTCTGGTGCCGTTGTCGTCTTCGAGCCTTCGGGAAAGTCCGATGAGAAGCTATTCGAAGAGGCGCTCCAAATTGCTCACGTCGTCAAGTACTCTGATCAGCGACTATCTGACGCCGGTGGCGCTATGACGGGCGATCGGGCGACGCTACTTGAGATCCAAACACTGGGTTCGCAGGGACTTCGATATCGGCATCGTTTAGCTGGCGCGTCTTCTGACTGGACGAACCTCGCTGCCGTGCCCGCCCCTCGGCTAGTAGACACCTGTGGTTCTGGGGACTGGTGTACGGCTGGATTTTTGATGAATGCGGCATCAGCGGGTATCCAGGGGCTGAAGCAGATGGGTGAAGCTGATCTCGAAAACGCTTTGCGATATGGGCAAGCTCTCGCTGCTTGGAATTGCGGCTTTGAAGGCGCTCGCGGTGGGATGTATGCCTTGGACCGGCAAGAGTTTGCGCGACAGATCGATGCGATTCAGTCTGGAAAGCCGGTGCTTCGCATTGTTGAACGGCCGCAAAGCAGCGAGACCTCTGTTGCATGCCCAGCATGCCCCCGCGAGATTTCTGCAGCGTAA
- a CDS encoding ABC transporter permease subunit (The N-terminal region of this protein, as described by TIGR01726, is a three transmembrane segment that identifies a subfamily of ABC transporter permease subunits, which specificities that include histidine, arginine, glutamine, glutamate, L-cystine (sic), the opines (in Agrobacterium) octopine and nopaline, etc.), giving the protein MLFDWATVVQSLPALLRAAGTTVWLSVLAIFFGMALGTLLGVIRAFAPSYLSVIAQLYIGLIRGTPLVVQIMFFYFALPMLMGIRLSATTAGLIALIANSAAYLAEIVRGGFLAVPKGLKEAGLAMGLPLHKVISSIIAPVAFRGMIPALGNQFIIGVKDTSLLIVIGVAELTRTGQEIMTQNYRAVEIWFTVAAIYLIILSVLSYSLRWVEQKVRIS; this is encoded by the coding sequence ATGCTTTTCGACTGGGCAACAGTTGTACAGTCGTTGCCCGCGCTGCTCCGCGCGGCAGGAACGACGGTCTGGCTTTCTGTGCTGGCAATCTTTTTCGGAATGGCACTCGGGACACTCCTCGGCGTGATTCGAGCCTTTGCACCCAGCTATCTTTCCGTCATCGCCCAACTCTATATTGGCCTGATCCGCGGTACGCCCCTGGTGGTGCAGATCATGTTTTTCTATTTTGCTCTTCCCATGCTGATGGGCATCCGTCTTTCGGCCACGACTGCCGGCCTCATCGCGCTCATCGCCAATTCGGCGGCGTATCTGGCCGAAATCGTGCGGGGTGGGTTCCTCGCGGTGCCGAAAGGTCTCAAGGAAGCTGGGCTGGCGATGGGTCTGCCGCTTCACAAGGTGATTTCCTCCATAATCGCTCCCGTCGCCTTTCGTGGCATGATCCCAGCGCTGGGAAACCAGTTCATCATCGGAGTCAAGGATACGTCGCTGCTGATCGTGATCGGGGTGGCGGAACTGACCAGAACTGGCCAGGAGATCATGACACAGAATTACCGGGCGGTCGAAATCTGGTTCACTGTGGCCGCCATCTATCTGATCATATTGAGCGTCTTGAGCTACAGCCTCCGTTGGGTCGAGCAGAAGGTTAGAATTTCATGA
- a CDS encoding LysR substrate-binding domain-containing protein — translation MPRYTRDTAARGAPDRGIFLFHEPLVWVASDQHEAWRRDPLPLALHELGNRFRSEVLAGIAALGRNYRVVYGSANITGQLAIVEAGLAVAALAKSSAPSHFKLLDAKHGLPDLPRMEVALVRSRDAKRSRAVDAMQNEILQVLGETA, via the coding sequence TTGCCGCGCTATACACGCGACACGGCCGCGCGGGGCGCGCCCGACCGCGGCATCTTTCTCTTCCACGAGCCGCTGGTATGGGTGGCGTCGGACCAGCACGAAGCCTGGCGGCGCGACCCGCTGCCGCTGGCGCTGCACGAACTGGGCAACCGCTTCCGCTCGGAGGTTCTGGCGGGCATCGCGGCACTCGGCCGGAACTACCGCGTGGTCTACGGATCGGCCAACATCACCGGACAGCTGGCAATCGTCGAAGCCGGGCTAGCCGTCGCCGCGCTGGCCAAATCCAGTGCGCCCAGCCATTTCAAACTTTTGGATGCGAAACACGGCCTGCCGGACCTGCCGAGGATGGAGGTGGCGCTGGTGCGCAGCAGGGACGCTAAGCGTTCACGGGCGGTTGATGCCATGCAGAATGAGATCCTGCAGGTCCTTGGCGAGACAGCCTAG